In the Candidatus Poribacteria bacterium genome, GTTCTTTTATTTGACGGATGTACACCCCGGCGATGGTGGACTCATTGTTATTCCCGGCTCACATAAAAGCAAATTTGAGAGACCTGAAGATCTCCTGACACCAGGAACCGACGGTATTGATCCGGAACCCGATGATGTTTTCACAAATATCACACCCAAGGCAGGTGATTTTGTCGTCATCTCAGAGTTATTGACACATGGGGTCTTGCAATGGAAACCGAAGGACCGGGATAGACGTTTCTTGATTCTCCGGTATCGTCCACAATATGACGGAAAGGTGAGTCTACCGGAGACAATTATCAACCGCTTAACGCCTGAAGTACAGGAGTTGGTGCAGACGGCATCTTATCAGCATACGAAAGAGATTGTCAAACAGGATATTGTAGAGTTGAGTGTTTAGAGTGGTATCAGAAGAATTGGGAGGATGATCAAATGGCAACGAATCAGTACCGTGTTTGCATTGTCGGTTGTGGTAGAATGGGTGGCACGATTGATGAAGAGGTCCGCGCAACGCCACACGGCGCGCTACCCTATTCGCATGCCGCGGGGTATACCGCTTTTCAACGAACAGACCTTATCGCCGCTGCAGATGTGGTCGAAGAGAAAGCACAATACGTCTGCAACAAGTGGGATATTCCGAAGTATTATTTAGACTATCGCGAGATGATAGTCCAAGAGAGACCAGACATAGTGAGTATCGCCACGCGTCCCGGCAATCATGCAGATATTACACAATTCGCCGCAGAAAACGGTGTGCAGGGTATCTATTGCGACAAGCCGCTCTGTGCTTCGATGGAAGAGGCGGACGCTATGCTGGAGGTATGTGAGAAATACAAAATCAAGTTCAACCTCGGCACGCAGCGCCGTTACACGCCCGGATACATCAAAATGCGTGAAATCCTCGAAGGTGGTGAACTTGGCGAAAGACGTTCTATTATCGCTTATAGCGGCGGTGCTGCCCTCTGGGGATATACGCATGCAGCGGACATGCTGCTCTTCTTAGCAAGCGATTCTCCAATAGAATACGTGCAGGGCAATGTCGCTGTTGAGGATGCCGATTTTGAAGACAACCGCACGGAAACCGATCCCGGTATCGTGATGGGGTTCATCCGTTTTGAGAACGGTATCAACGGCATCAGTATTCCCGGCACGGCTTACGAATTCGAGGTGAATTGTAGTGAAGGCACGATTCGTGCACTCAATAATGGACTCGGTTTTTACCTCCGCAAACGGCAAGGACAGTTTAACGAAATTTTGGAAGCGCAATTCCCACCCTTTGAGCGGAAAAGCGGCACTGTCGGCTGCATTGAGGATATTGTTGATGCGATTGATACCGATACCGAGACGCAAGGCAATATTCAGCTCGCACACCGTAGCACGGAGATGGTCTTCGCGATTGTTGATTCACAACGGCAGCAAGGGAAACGAGTGCCGATGCCCATGGAAAATCGTGGACTCTACCTCGGAAGGTGGTAAATGGTTATTGGTTATTAGTTGTTGGTTATTGGTTAAGAGGTTTATTGGTTATTGGTTAAGAGGTTTATTTGTAACAAATCACCAGCTCATGGCGGACTTCAGGGCTTGTTAGCGGTTGCAAAGACATCTCTCAACTGATAATTGACCAGTAGCAACTACTTATACTATAGTTCGGACAATTTCTGCAAAGTTAATGCTCATTTTCAAAGCGTTTCTGATTTTTCTTCAAGTTCATACAAAAACCTAATCCGGAGAAAAATAAACGCAAGTGGGACAAAGCGCAAGCCCCAGAGGGGCGGAATGTTTATAGAAACGATACTCCCCCAGGATCCAAGCCCCAGAGGGGCGAAATGTGTAGAAGAAGATTATAAGGAAGTGGTCTAAAACAGATGTTCAGCAGATTTTGTGTTTTTGCAGGTACTATTTGCGTGGCTCTCCTGTTGAGTTATGCCACAACTGCACAAGACGCGCAGCGTCCAGTAAGCACACGCTATGAACAGCGGACACCGAGTCGAGACGGTATCGGTAAATTCTACATGGGACGGGAAATCTCTCATGTGATGGGACACCAAGGCGCAGAGTGGTTAGAACGTCCTGAACGTGAACGTGAAGAGATGCCGAACCGGCTTGTTGAATTGCTGAAACTCAAAGAGGGGGATGTCGTGGCGGATATCGGTATCGGCACAGGTTATATTGCTCGGCGCATTTCACCGAAAATCGGCGATACAGGTACTGTCTACGGTGTAGAAATTCAGCAGGAGATGCTTGACATCCTTGCCAAGAAGATGGCGGAAGAGGGTATTACTAATATCAAAGGGGTATTAGGCACGATTACC is a window encoding:
- a CDS encoding Gfo/Idh/MocA family oxidoreductase, whose protein sequence is MATNQYRVCIVGCGRMGGTIDEEVRATPHGALPYSHAAGYTAFQRTDLIAAADVVEEKAQYVCNKWDIPKYYLDYREMIVQERPDIVSIATRPGNHADITQFAAENGVQGIYCDKPLCASMEEADAMLEVCEKYKIKFNLGTQRRYTPGYIKMREILEGGELGERRSIIAYSGGAALWGYTHAADMLLFLASDSPIEYVQGNVAVEDADFEDNRTETDPGIVMGFIRFENGINGISIPGTAYEFEVNCSEGTIRALNNGLGFYLRKRQGQFNEILEAQFPPFERKSGTVGCIEDIVDAIDTDTETQGNIQLAHRSTEMVFAIVDSQRQQGKRVPMPMENRGLYLGRW
- a CDS encoding class I SAM-dependent methyltransferase, which gives rise to MFSRFCVFAGTICVALLLSYATTAQDAQRPVSTRYEQRTPSRDGIGKFYMGREISHVMGHQGAEWLERPEREREEMPNRLVELLKLKEGDVVADIGIGTGYIARRISPKIGDTGTVYGVEIQQEMLDILAKKMAEEGITNIKGVLGTITDPKLPPESVDLAIMVDVYHEFSHPYEMMQNICRALKPGGRVVFVEYRAEDPKVPIKRLHKMSELQVIKEATPHPLVWVETLRDLPWQHVIIFQKID